From the genome of Thermofilaceae archaeon:
GGGCCGGGTGAAGGTGGGGGCCTTCATCGCCGACTTCGTGAAGACCGCGATTGGGACGCTCATCTACACCGGAAAGCGGGTCGGCGTATCCAGCCACCTCCACGGCGTGGTCGTGGAGGACGTGCCCTCCTTCACGATCTACGCCAAATCGCTGGGCCAGGAACCGGTTGAGCTGAGGTTGGAGTCCGCGGTTGAAACGGCTAGGAGGATGATGGCGAGAAGGGGCGTTTCAATGCCGAAGGCGCTGGAGGCCCTGCTCGAGCGGGTCTTCGAGCTCACGAGATCAGAGAGAGCCGCTGCAGGCGTGAGGGCAGCGACCTTCCAGCTGGTCCGCCAGCCCGAGTGAGCTAGGGGGTCTCGAGCAGAACCCTCCCGCCAGCAGCATCGAGGTGGGCGTAGAACCTGTTTAGGACTCCTCTGCCTAGCAGGAGCCTCCTGAGGAGCGGGTGGGCCCACACCTTCACCAGCCCCAGGGGTTCGCCGCAGAGGTAGATTCGAGCCAGAGCCGCGCTCAACCTGACCGGGAGGAATCCGCCGTGCAGCGCGTATACCTCCTCGTCCACGGCGGTGTAGTCGAGCTCCAGCCTGCCCCAAACCTCCTCCGTTAGAAGGAGGGTGCCGTCGAAGCCCGTGTCGACGTAGAAGAGCTCCTCAACGCTCCTTCCCGTCACCGGGTTTTCCAGCCTCACTCTCACCGCCGGTGCCGGCGGCGACCGGGACCTGTCGTAGAAACCCTCACACCTCAAGCCCCCCGCCCCCAACCTCAACGAACTCGACCCGCCTCGCCCCCAGCGGCTTGATGAGGGAGTTCCTCAGGAGGCCGGCCTCGTACATGCTCCGCAGCTTCTCCACAGCCTCCTCCAGCGTCTCGCAGAGGAAGCTGACAGCACCGTCGTTGGCCACCACCAGGTAGCCCTTGTCCCTCCCCCCGGCCAGCCGGTTGGCGGCGGACCTGAGGGACTCACGTGCGTCCTTCGCGGGCTCGATGGGTGGGGGGGCTCTAAGCCACATCTCGAGGGCCTGGTTGACGGCCTGGGACACCGTTATCCCCAGCAGCGCTGCCCTCGCCTTGACCTCCGCGTAGAGCCTCTCATCAACTCCCCTGACGAAGACCCCTTTAGCCACGGGAGGATATCCTGATATCTGGATATTAAGCTTTCCGAGCGAAGCTCTCTTCAACCAGCCCGTGTTGGAGCCGGCGTGCTGCGGAGAGTCTCTGAGCTCGACTTGAGCGGCGAATGCCAGCGCCTCGGCGTCGACCTACCGAAGGTGCTAAGCGTCTACAACTTCCACTTCTGGTTCAACGGTAGTTCTGCGAAGATCGTCTTGAGCCTCGAGCCTCCCGCCGTCGCCTCCGTGGGGATCGACGGGCTTGCACGCGTGTACGCGGGGGAGGGCCTCGATCGGGCGGAGCTGGAGGAGAGGCTGGTCAGCGTGCTGGGGCTTCGCGAGGATCCAGCGGAGTTCTACCGGCTGGCAAGAAGCGACCCTCTGCTGGCGCCCTTCGCGAGCGAGTGGGCGGGGTGGAGGTTGAGGAGCACGGGCCTGTGGTGGGCGCTAGTCACAGCCGTCTGCCAGCAGAACGCCAGCTTCCGGCAGGGCTGGAGGATGCTGGCCAAGCTCGTGAACCGCTACGGGAGGGGGGTTGAGCTCGAGGGCGAGGGGTGGGTCCCGCTGCCGCCGAGCCCCCACGACGTCCTCTCCGACCCCAGCAAGCTCAGGGAGGCGGGGCTGGGCTACCGCGCCGACACGGTGGTGCGCATCGCCGAGCGCTTCGTGAGAGGAGAGGTGCCCGACGAGGGGGAGCTGGCCAGGATGGAGGCTGGCGAGGCCGAGCGATCGCTCAAGACGGTTAGGGGAGTGGGCAGCTACACGGCCAGGCTGGCGCTCGCTCTCAGCGCGAGGAGGTACGAGCTGCCGCCCATCGACAGGTGGGTGAGAGCGCTAGCGTCCCGAGCCTACGGGGTGAGCGGGGGCGAGGTGGAGTCCGCCTGGGTGAACAGGTGGGGCCGCTGGTCAGCGCTAGCCGTCGTCGCTCTGACGGTTGCGCTCGACGCCGCCCCCCTCAGGGAGGCCCTAGCCCGCCTCGAAGCCGGGCGCCTGCTACCCGAGCCGGGCAAGCTGAGCCCATCCACGCTCTGGTCCTTCGCACTATGCTAGGCGCGCTTGCGACCTGAAAGGTGACGCGCAGACTCCGGGAGGGTTCGAGCTCGCGGCCATCGAGCGCTACCATCAGCTCCGATGAATCGTCGATTCTCATGGGCACTTCAGCGGCGCGATCCACCCTAGAAAACTAATGATCAACTCCGATAAACTAGTCGTTGACTTCGATGGGGAAATCTTCCACCTTCAGCTTTCCCCCCCTTCTCCAGCCCCTGCGATGGTCTCTGCGGCCTTCCACATGGCGATGCTCAACAGTCGCTTAGCAGCGTTGCCCGGTTCGCGCAACGCTGCACGAACCTCCCTTACGCGGGAAACCAACCCGCTTCGAGGAGCCGCCGAACAGGACGGCGGCTGCAAAACCCTTTTCTACTTGTAGCAGAGGAAGCCCCCATGGCCCCGTTCGCGCTACTGCTGCCGTTCCTGCTCGCTCTGCTCCACATCTTTACCGAGGAAGGCTTCGGGGAGGAGTCGAGGCTTCAGGTTTGGCTTCACGCGTTCTACGCGAAGATCGAGCCCGGCGTCGTCTGGCTGATCGATAAGATGCTCAAGTCAAGGTTATTGAGCGGGACTAGGGTTGGCCGCGCGATCCTGAAGGCGATCGCCAAGATGCTCTGGTTCCTGCCGCACGGCGTCGTGATCGAGCACGAGGCGGCGCTGAGGCTCATCGACAGCCTGCCCGAGGACTCTCACATCGCCATCGGGCCGTGCCTGTGCAAGATCGGCTACGGCACGAGGGAGGAGCCCTTCTGCACGGACATGGTGATCATGTACGGCGCGAAAGCGTACAGCCTCGCGCACCCCCACGAGTACAGGTTCATCTCCAAGGATGAGGCGAAAGAGCTGCTGAGAAAGTTCAGGGAGCACAACTTGATCCATGAGGTCTTCGCCTGCTTCAAGGCTAGAGGGTGGACCTTTGTCATCTGCAACTGCGACGCGCGCTACTGCATACCGACTAGGAGCTACCTGCTCGTCGGGGACGGGGTCTACC
Proteins encoded in this window:
- a CDS encoding 4Fe-4S binding protein codes for the protein MAPFALLLPFLLALLHIFTEEGFGEESRLQVWLHAFYAKIEPGVVWLIDKMLKSRLLSGTRVGRAILKAIAKMLWFLPHGVVIEHEAALRLIDSLPEDSHIAIGPCLCKIGYGTREEPFCTDMVIMYGAKAYSLAHPHEYRFISKDEAKELLRKFREHNLIHEVFACFKARGWTFVICNCDARYCIPTRSYLLVGDGVYPGPLVARVDESKCAGVDSCGVCTKVCAFGASAAANGKSSVDPAKCMGCGICVHRCPQRARSLVPREGYKPPKFLPIEHTHPHLLTRLSAPEPPSKPL